AAACTCTCCTCTTCATTTCTTCCAATTTTTCTTTATTTTACCTAAGGTTAGCTCTCCTTGTCAAGGAGAAAGTTTCTTCTCCTTCTTTGGGAAAGGCTTTTCCAGCTCAGCAAGATATCTCTTCACCTCCCCGATCTTCTTGAATTTGGGGAACTCAGCTAAGAGCTTCCGAAAATAAACTGCCGCTTCCTCCCGATTCTTCAGGGCATAAAGCGCTTTTCCCAAGTAATAATAGAGCTCACCCCCTAAGAGACTATCAGGATAATGTTTAAGAGACCACTTAAACCTATTGACAGCTGCCCGATAATTCTTCCATCTATAGTAAAACTTACCAACTGCAAACTCATGTTTAGCCAAACAATCACTTACCTCTTGGAACCTCTTCTTAGCCTTGGGGTAAAGGGGGCTCCCCTTATAATTCTCAAGGAATTTCTTGAACTCAGCGTACGCCTTCCGAGCATTGGTGACATCCTTAGTGGGTTCAGACATCTGCTTATAGTAGCACATCGCTATCTGAAACCGAGCGTAATCCGCTTTAGGCGAGGTAGGATAAAGCTCCAAATAGCTCTTATACTCAGCCAATGCTTCAATATAGCCCCGAACCCCCCCCTGGTAGAAGTGGGTGTCGGCTATCAACAATCTCACTTCCTTAAGATAAGGGCTCTCAGGAAAATAACTCTCTAAACGAGTAAAATAAGCCCTTGCTTCATCATATTTCTTCTCCTTGAATTTCTCCTTGCCCAATCGATAGAGCTCTCTATCGGTGAAGTTTTCAAGGATCTTCTTCTCTGCCTCTTTCCCCCCACAGCTAAAGAGGAAGAACAGGAGGAAAAGGAAAAGAAGCGTGGTAACTGATCGCTCTCTTCTTCCCATCTACTCCCCCTTTTGAATTGAGGTTTTTAACCACTCTATCTCAGCAAGCAAGCCTTCCTCCAAGGTAACCCGAGGATTGAAGTCAAGTTTCTTCTTTGCCTTATTGGTATCGGCGTAGGTAT
The DNA window shown above is from Acidobacteriota bacterium and carries:
- a CDS encoding outer membrane protein assembly factor BamD, producing the protein MGRRERSVTTLLFLFLLFFLFSCGGKEAEKKILENFTDRELYRLGKEKFKEKKYDEARAYFTRLESYFPESPYLKEVRLLIADTHFYQGGVRGYIEALAEYKSYLELYPTSPKADYARFQIAMCYYKQMSEPTKDVTNARKAYAEFKKFLENYKGSPLYPKAKKRFQEVSDCLAKHEFAVGKFYYRWKNYRAAVNRFKWSLKHYPDSLLGGELYYYLGKALYALKNREEAAVYFRKLLAEFPKFKKIGEVKRYLAELEKPFPKKEKKLSP